A single genomic interval of Isorropodon fossajaponicum endosymbiont JTNG4 harbors:
- the rimP gene encoding ribosome maturation factor RimP produces the protein MARVTDKITHLIEPVIKDMGYELVGIEYVASGKHSILRVFIDTDKGVGVNDCEKVSRQLSSIFDVEEPISGQYALEVSSPGIERPLFHKGHYQRFLGADVKLRMVRPIDGQRNFFGSIGRISEVDNTIELVGELGPVILDIDLIEKVNLVVDF, from the coding sequence ATGGCAAGGGTGACTGACAAAATTACCCATTTAATTGAGCCTGTTATTAAGGACATGGGCTACGAGTTGGTGGGCATTGAATATGTTGCTAGCGGTAAACATAGTATCTTGAGGGTTTTTATTGATACAGATAAAGGCGTTGGTGTTAATGATTGTGAAAAAGTCTCTCGTCAATTGAGTAGTATTTTTGATGTCGAAGAGCCGATTAGTGGCCAATATGCCTTGGAGGTTTCATCGCCTGGTATTGAACGCCCATTGTTCCATAAGGGGCATTATCAGCGTTTTTTAGGTGCTGATGTTAAGTTGCGTATGGTTAGGCCGATTGATGGGCAACGTAATTTTTTTGGCTCGATTGGTCGTATTAGTGAGGTTGATAATACAATTGAGCTGGTCGGTGAATTAGGTCCAGTTATTTTGGATATTGACCTGATTGAAAAAGTAAATTTAGTGGTTGATTTTTAA
- the crcB gene encoding fluoride efflux transporter CrcB, whose product MSVFPTVLAIGIGATIGASMRYYLTQLMNATFGLGFPYGTLGVNVLGSFLAGMLVVIVLEKATLHEAYRLMLLIGLTGSLTTMSTLSWESIEMVSLGHYRQAGLNILLNVALSLSAAGMGVVLTRYLLIP is encoded by the coding sequence ATGAGTGTTTTTCCCACAGTTCTAGCAATTGGTATCGGTGCAACTATTGGTGCTAGTATGCGTTATTACTTAACTCAGTTAATGAACGCCACATTTGGTTTAGGTTTCCCTTATGGTACTTTAGGCGTGAATGTCTTGGGCTCGTTTTTGGCAGGCATGTTGGTGGTGATTGTGCTTGAAAAAGCTACTTTACATGAAGCATATCGGTTGATGTTGTTGATTGGCTTAACTGGATCGCTAACAACCATGTCAACCCTATCTTGGGAATCTATTGAAATGGTTAGTCTTGGGCATTATAGACAAGCGGGGCTTAATATCCTGCTTAACGTTGCTCTATCTCTATCTGCTGCTGGTATGGGTGTGGTATTGACTCGATATTTGTTGATTCCTTAG
- the nusA gene encoding transcription termination factor NusA: MDGKELFLMVEAISNEKNISKEEVLESLEEALAIATKKHNNIDAHVEIDRQTGEFLTFRQWMVIADGESFVDDDGTEFDSELHIYAKEANSVAVDDYVRKPIETQEFGRIAAQIVKQVIIQKVREAEREVIVNDYSSRIGEVIMVTVRRVDRGNVYVDMGGVDGMIPKFDLIPNESVRKNDRLRAYIKEVKSSVRGAQIFLSRSVPEMMIELFKMEVPEISEGVIEIMGGSRDPGLRSKLAVRAKDKRIDPIGSCIGMRGARVQAVSNELNAERVDIILWDEDHAQFVINAMAPAQVSSIIVDEDKHSMDIAVENDQLALAIGRGGQNIKLASRLTGWKLNVMSTTQADEKQAQETLKISDKLADQLGVDSEVAGVLIEEGFGSVDELVDADAQVLESIEEFDTSMVEELQERASDAQLVQALGDAEASEVLMSVEGVSEGLTSALIEADIVTVDDLAELSIDELLDIQDMDTGIASSIIMTARENEGWFD; the protein is encoded by the coding sequence ATGGACGGCAAAGAATTATTTTTAATGGTTGAGGCAATTTCAAACGAGAAAAACATTTCTAAAGAAGAGGTGCTTGAGTCGTTAGAAGAGGCATTAGCTATTGCGACAAAAAAACACAATAATATTGATGCACATGTTGAAATTGACAGACAAACGGGCGAATTTTTAACCTTTAGGCAGTGGATGGTTATAGCAGACGGCGAGTCGTTTGTTGATGATGATGGCACTGAGTTTGATTCAGAATTGCACATTTATGCAAAAGAGGCGAACAGTGTAGCAGTTGATGATTATGTGCGTAAGCCGATTGAAACGCAAGAGTTTGGTCGTATTGCAGCACAAATTGTTAAGCAAGTGATTATCCAAAAGGTTCGTGAGGCAGAAAGAGAGGTGATTGTTAATGATTATTCTTCTCGTATTGGCGAGGTGATTATGGTTACGGTTAGGCGGGTTGATAGAGGCAATGTTTATGTGGATATGGGCGGTGTTGATGGCATGATTCCTAAATTTGACCTTATTCCTAATGAATCAGTGCGTAAAAATGACCGTTTAAGGGCCTATATTAAAGAGGTGAAATCCTCTGTTCGTGGTGCGCAAATTTTCCTATCGCGCAGTGTGCCTGAAATGATGATTGAACTGTTTAAAATGGAAGTGCCTGAAATTTCTGAAGGCGTGATTGAGATTATGGGCGGCAGTAGAGACCCAGGTTTGCGCTCGAAACTAGCAGTCAGAGCCAAAGACAAGCGCATAGACCCCATTGGTTCTTGCATTGGCATGCGTGGTGCGCGTGTTCAGGCGGTATCAAATGAGCTGAATGCTGAGCGTGTTGATATCATTCTTTGGGATGAAGATCATGCACAATTTGTGATTAATGCAATGGCACCTGCGCAGGTGAGTTCAATTATTGTTGATGAAGACAAACACTCAATGGACATCGCAGTTGAGAATGACCAGTTAGCATTAGCCATTGGTCGTGGTGGTCAAAACATTAAGCTTGCTTCTCGTTTGACTGGTTGGAAATTAAATGTAATGTCAACAACCCAAGCTGATGAAAAACAAGCGCAGGAAACGCTAAAAATTAGCGACAAACTTGCTGATCAATTAGGCGTTGATTCTGAAGTGGCAGGCGTATTGATTGAAGAAGGATTTGGCAGTGTGGATGAGTTGGTTGATGCAGATGCACAAGTTTTAGAAAGTATAGAAGAGTTTGACACATCAATGGTTGAAGAACTTCAAGAGCGCGCATCAGATGCACAATTAGTACAGGCTTTGGGAGATGCTGAGGCTTCTGAGGTATTAATGAGTGTTGAAGGCGTTAGTGAAGGCTTGACGAGTGCATTAATTGAAGCAGACATTGTCACTGTTGATGACTTAGCGGAGTTATCTATCGATGAATTGCTCGATATTCAAGATATGGATACCGGGATAGCATCGAGTATTATCATGACCGCAAGAGAAAATGAAGGATGGTTTGATTAA
- a CDS encoding replication-associated recombination protein A, translated as MPNHRPLAETLRPKSLDDFFGQSHLLNTQHPFRQAIDSQRLHSMILWGPSGTGKTTLARIIASQVKGHFEQLSAVLDGVKELRAVVENAKKFQQIGKQTLLFVDEIHRFNKAQQDGFLPHIESGLLVLIGTTTENPSFEINKALLSRLSVYTLSVLNAQELDQILQRAFKHELLTPPDEALRMQIISASNGDARRLINIVEQISLSGLTPLNAESLNQLLQDKISIFDKGGDIFYQQLSAFHKSVRGSSPDGALYWMARMLVAGCDAKTIARRLLAIASEDIGNADPRALEITLNAWGIFARVGAKEGNRAIAQAVVYCAVAPKSNAVYKAFNQAMAEAKETPDLSVPKHLCNAPTQLMDELGYGKKYRYAHDEPDAFARGQTYFPSELGEQTYYQPSNRGLEIKIGEKLKQLRGL; from the coding sequence ATGCCTAACCATAGACCACTTGCTGAAACGTTAAGACCAAAAAGCTTAGATGATTTTTTTGGCCAATCACATTTACTCAATACCCAACATCCATTTCGCCAAGCGATTGATAGCCAACGATTGCACTCAATGATTTTATGGGGGCCATCAGGTACAGGCAAAACCACTTTAGCAAGGATTATTGCCAGTCAAGTTAAAGGACATTTTGAGCAATTAAGTGCCGTATTAGATGGCGTGAAAGAATTACGAGCAGTGGTTGAAAATGCTAAAAAATTCCAGCAAATCGGCAAACAAACACTACTATTTGTGGATGAGATTCATCGCTTTAATAAAGCCCAGCAAGATGGATTTTTACCACATATTGAATCAGGTTTATTGGTGCTGATTGGGACAACGACTGAAAATCCTTCTTTTGAAATTAATAAAGCGTTACTTTCACGTTTAAGTGTTTATACACTAAGTGTGTTGAACGCACAGGAGCTTGATCAAATATTACAAAGAGCGTTCAAGCATGAGTTATTAACTCCACCAGATGAGGCACTTAGAATGCAAATTATTAGTGCAAGTAATGGTGATGCACGGCGGTTGATTAATATTGTAGAGCAAATTTCTTTGTCGGGATTAACCCCATTGAATGCTGAATCGCTCAATCAATTATTACAAGATAAGATCAGTATCTTTGATAAAGGTGGTGATATTTTTTATCAACAATTATCTGCTTTTCATAAATCAGTACGTGGCTCGTCTCCTGATGGGGCTTTGTATTGGATGGCAAGAATGTTGGTTGCTGGGTGCGATGCAAAAACGATTGCCAGACGCTTGTTGGCAATTGCCTCAGAAGACATTGGCAATGCTGATCCACGTGCGCTAGAAATTACGCTAAATGCTTGGGGTATATTTGCACGTGTGGGCGCTAAAGAAGGCAATCGAGCTATTGCTCAAGCTGTGGTGTATTGTGCAGTTGCGCCCAAATCTAATGCCGTGTATAAAGCATTTAACCAAGCGATGGCTGAGGCCAAAGAAACACCAGATTTATCTGTACCAAAACATTTGTGCAATGCACCGACTCAGTTGATGGATGAATTGGGCTATGGAAAAAAGTATCGCTATGCACATGATGAGCCTGATGCATTTGCACGTGGGCAGACCTATTTTCCCAGTGAATTGGGCGAACAAACTTATTATCAGCCTAGCAATCGAGGTTTAGAGATTAAAATTGGTGAAAAATTGAAACAACTAAGAGGTTTGTAA
- the gshB gene encoding glutathione synthase, protein MKKIKIAVLMDDISTINPKKDSSLAMMLEASKRGWEIYTFDTADLFAQDGSVFADCAKTTVRDNLDHWFEKETNVVMVLDEFDVILMRKDPPFDMTYIYSTYLLEQAENKGVLVVNKPQSLRDANEKLFALNFPHCMPKTLVSANQSKIKAFIKTQNTAVIKPLDGMGGRDIFKFETHDTTIDAVLKRLTNNGKCPIMAQAFLPDIDKGDKRILLINGKPVDYALARIPAKGSFKGNLAAGAKGVGQPLSDRDRYLCEQITPTLKAKGLIFVGLDVIGDYITEINVTSPTCIRELDAQFNLNIVGELFDVIEQKISANRY, encoded by the coding sequence ATGAAAAAAATAAAAATTGCCGTATTAATGGATGATATCAGCACTATTAATCCAAAAAAAGACTCCTCCTTAGCCATGATGTTAGAAGCATCAAAACGAGGCTGGGAGATTTACACCTTTGATACTGCTGATTTGTTCGCTCAAGATGGTTCAGTATTTGCCGATTGTGCAAAAACCACAGTTAGAGATAATCTTGATCATTGGTTTGAAAAAGAAACCAATGTAGTCATGGTGCTTGATGAATTTGACGTTATTTTAATGCGCAAGGACCCGCCCTTTGATATGACCTATATTTACAGCACTTATTTATTGGAGCAAGCTGAAAATAAAGGCGTATTAGTCGTTAATAAGCCCCAATCCTTGCGCGATGCCAATGAGAAATTATTTGCCCTTAATTTCCCACATTGTATGCCCAAAACACTAGTCAGTGCTAACCAAAGCAAGATTAAAGCTTTTATCAAAACGCAAAATACTGCTGTCATTAAACCGCTTGATGGCATGGGTGGGCGTGATATTTTCAAATTTGAAACGCATGATACAACCATAGATGCCGTATTAAAACGCCTAACAAACAACGGCAAGTGCCCAATCATGGCTCAAGCGTTTTTGCCCGATATTGACAAGGGTGACAAACGTATTTTGTTGATTAATGGCAAACCAGTCGATTATGCACTTGCTCGCATTCCTGCTAAGGGTAGTTTTAAAGGCAATCTTGCTGCTGGTGCTAAAGGTGTGGGACAGCCATTAAGTGATAGAGACAGATATCTATGCGAACAAATCACGCCCACACTTAAAGCCAAAGGCTTAATATTTGTTGGGCTAGACGTTATTGGTGATTACATTACTGAAATTAACGTTACTAGTCCGACTTGTATTCGCGAGCTAGATGCGCAATTTAACCTTAATATCGTAGGTGAATTGTTTGACGTTATTGAACAAAAAATTAGCGCTAATCGCTACTAA